A window from Kovacikia minuta CCNUW1 encodes these proteins:
- a CDS encoding CPBP family intramembrane glutamic endopeptidase: MAELPETPEFEPLSRTQVLIAMGVTAVVLLLITKLWMQFGEASLLSLKWSGKSVLIGLGLGGAITIASSAVYYTWFAYRQSADYYLELVLKPLIWLDVIWLGLLPGLSEELLFRGVMLPTFGMDTTGVIFSSLCFGVLHLSNLKQWPYVVWATVVGMALGASAVVTGNLLVPIIAHVATNLISSCIWKWNDRSRA; the protein is encoded by the coding sequence GTGGCAGAACTTCCCGAAACTCCTGAATTTGAACCACTCAGCCGCACCCAGGTCCTGATCGCAATGGGGGTAACTGCGGTTGTATTGCTCCTCATTACCAAGCTTTGGATGCAGTTTGGTGAAGCCTCTCTTCTGTCGTTGAAATGGTCAGGGAAATCAGTCCTGATAGGGTTAGGGTTAGGGGGCGCAATCACAATTGCCAGTTCTGCGGTCTACTATACCTGGTTCGCTTATCGCCAAAGTGCGGATTATTACCTGGAGCTTGTCCTCAAACCTCTAATCTGGTTGGATGTGATCTGGTTAGGATTGCTCCCAGGGTTAAGCGAAGAGCTGCTGTTTAGAGGCGTTATGCTGCCTACTTTTGGCATGGATACAACTGGGGTAATTTTCTCTAGTCTTTGCTTTGGAGTCTTACACCTGAGTAATCTAAAGCAGTGGCCCTATGTTGTCTGGGCAACTGTAGTTGGGATGGCTCTGGGAGCCAGTGCCGTTGTGACTGGTAACCTGTTGGTGCCCATCATTGCCCACGTTGCCACCAATCTCATTTCCAGTTGTATCTGGAAGTGGAACGATCGCAGCAGGGCGTAG
- a CDS encoding M16 family metallopeptidase: MSLASVSAVLPPLQFPANLVRLDNGLTIIHQHVPATPVVAVDVWVKAGSIAEPNEWSGMAHFLEHMIFKGTDQLCPGAFDLAIESRGGLTNAATSHDYAHYFITTAAQHLEEALPYLAELLLNAAIPEEEFVRERQVVLEEIHQAYDNPDWVAFQALTESVYQRHPYGRPILGIEETLMPLQPEEMRQFHRAYYQPENMAVVIVGDVTQDAAIDLLDRTFQPFLKRLDCASYEPEAEPPITDIRRQELWLPRLEQARLMMAWLGPGIDSPLHGIDEQLQDAYGLDVLSVLLAEGRTSRLVRELREERELVQAVSSGFSLQKESGLFTITAWLDPANLERVEAIICDRLSHLAEVPVSDAELARCKRLLCNDYAFSTETPSQLAGLYGYYAILARPEIAVTYPQRIQAVQASDLQRLASHYLSPCHYAATVVRPLE, from the coding sequence TTGAGTTTAGCCAGCGTATCCGCAGTTCTCCCTCCACTTCAATTTCCAGCAAATCTGGTTCGGCTGGACAATGGGCTAACGATCATCCACCAGCATGTTCCTGCTACACCCGTTGTTGCGGTTGATGTATGGGTTAAGGCAGGGTCGATCGCGGAACCGAACGAGTGGTCCGGGATGGCTCATTTTTTGGAGCATATGATCTTTAAGGGAACGGATCAACTATGCCCTGGTGCCTTTGATCTGGCGATTGAAAGTCGGGGTGGCCTTACTAACGCTGCCACCAGTCATGACTACGCCCACTACTTCATCACAACTGCGGCTCAACACCTGGAAGAAGCCCTACCCTACCTGGCGGAGTTGTTGCTAAATGCAGCGATTCCAGAGGAAGAATTTGTCCGGGAGCGGCAGGTTGTTTTAGAGGAAATTCATCAGGCTTATGACAATCCAGATTGGGTTGCATTTCAGGCACTGACAGAAAGTGTTTACCAACGCCACCCCTATGGGCGTCCCATCCTGGGCATAGAAGAAACGCTCATGCCGCTTCAGCCTGAGGAAATGCGCCAGTTTCACCGGGCATACTACCAGCCTGAAAATATGGCAGTGGTGATTGTTGGAGATGTCACCCAGGACGCTGCGATTGATCTTCTCGATCGTACCTTTCAGCCGTTCCTGAAGCGGCTTGACTGTGCTTCTTACGAGCCAGAAGCAGAACCTCCGATTACAGATATTCGCCGCCAGGAACTCTGGCTTCCCCGCCTGGAACAGGCACGGCTGATGATGGCATGGCTGGGACCTGGAATTGACTCTCCTTTACATGGAATCGATGAGCAATTACAGGATGCCTACGGATTGGATGTGTTGTCAGTTCTCCTGGCGGAGGGGCGCACCTCTCGTCTGGTGCGGGAATTGCGGGAAGAGCGGGAGCTGGTGCAGGCGGTTAGCAGTGGCTTTTCGCTCCAGAAAGAATCTGGTTTGTTCACCATCACTGCCTGGTTAGATCCAGCCAATTTGGAACGGGTGGAAGCGATTATTTGCGATCGGCTTTCCCACCTGGCAGAAGTTCCCGTTTCAGATGCAGAACTCGCCCGTTGCAAACGCCTTCTCTGCAACGACTATGCCTTCTCCACTGAAACCCCCAGTCAACTTGCCGGGCTTTACGGCTACTACGCTATTCTCGCCCGTCCTGAAATTGCCGTAACCTACCCCCAGCGCATTCAAGCCGTTCAAGCTAGCGACCTACAACGCCTTGCTAGCCACTATCTCTCCCCCTGCCACTATGCAGCAACTGTGGTCAGACCACTGGAGTGA
- a CDS encoding DUF3326 domain-containing protein: MSRAPQFVVLSDPTYKLRSTDIWADQVDAVVIPATASGGSSILSFSQIQTQLIAVQDNTTTMQVASEALGISAIQVNSYLEALGYLVAHRAGISAAALKPAIPSLGCLKDWSD, translated from the coding sequence TTGAGCCGTGCGCCTCAGTTTGTTGTCCTGTCTGATCCCACCTACAAACTGCGATCGACGGATATATGGGCTGATCAGGTCGATGCTGTGGTAATACCTGCAACCGCCAGCGGTGGGAGTAGCATATTGAGCTTTAGCCAAATCCAAACTCAACTGATTGCTGTTCAAGACAATACGACAACAATGCAGGTTGCTTCAGAGGCTCTCGGTATCTCCGCAATTCAGGTCAATTCTTACTTAGAAGCGTTAGGTTATCTGGTTGCCCATCGGGCTGGTATCAGTGCGGCTGCTTTAAAACCTGCAATTCCTTCCTTAGGTTGCTTGAAAGATTGGTCAGATTAG
- a CDS encoding tetratricopeptide repeat protein, with product MLEELVYTWQQSKQGVTEPGIQPATPIEARMMHNQPESSSNPPENSHFGANLSDPSASRETVFPPASEGLGDELSEPITLSPEKLDLEEPKISADRLLNQGWKHLQADQFEPAVKALQKAYSLYKEVEDEYGQGRALSSLGTTYYNLRHYLKAVEYSQKALEIAQTRQDRSSSVKILGVLGNAYRHLKEQAKAIEFQQQSLAIAQEIEDLRGEMAALNNLGLAHKALGDPETAIRYEERGLEIATRLGDEQVREQILKNLGNACYALGDYTRAIDYYRQRLALTQKEDNARTQGQILRSLGNACYALGDYQQAIEYNRQWLDLSRELSDNRSVEQALGSMGFAYDAMGNYPQAIDCYEQRLRLARTMKDQRLEDQVLGNLKVAYYALGDFAKASEYAEQREAFLHLN from the coding sequence ATGCTTGAAGAATTAGTCTATACTTGGCAACAATCAAAACAAGGGGTAACGGAACCAGGAATCCAGCCAGCCACCCCAATCGAGGCACGAATGATGCATAATCAGCCTGAGTCCTCAAGCAACCCACCAGAAAACAGTCATTTTGGAGCGAACCTTTCAGACCCCTCAGCTTCACGTGAAACGGTTTTCCCTCCAGCCTCTGAGGGATTAGGGGATGAGTTATCTGAGCCGATTACCCTATCTCCTGAAAAACTTGACCTGGAAGAACCCAAAATCTCCGCCGATCGCCTCTTAAACCAGGGATGGAAGCATCTTCAAGCAGACCAATTTGAGCCTGCTGTGAAAGCGCTACAGAAAGCTTATTCCCTTTATAAAGAGGTTGAAGATGAATACGGACAGGGCAGGGCACTCAGCAGTTTAGGCACAACTTACTACAATCTGAGGCATTATCTTAAAGCGGTAGAATATTCTCAGAAAGCATTGGAAATTGCCCAAACACGGCAGGATCGTAGCAGCAGTGTCAAGATTTTGGGCGTTCTAGGAAATGCTTACCGTCACTTAAAGGAGCAGGCAAAGGCAATTGAGTTTCAGCAACAAAGCCTTGCGATCGCCCAGGAAATTGAAGATCTCCGTGGTGAAATGGCAGCCCTCAACAATCTTGGGCTGGCACATAAAGCGCTTGGCGATCCTGAGACAGCGATTCGCTATGAAGAACGGGGATTAGAAATTGCCACTCGCCTTGGAGATGAGCAGGTTCGAGAGCAAATCCTTAAGAATCTAGGGAATGCCTGCTATGCGCTGGGAGATTACACAAGAGCCATTGATTACTACCGACAACGTCTTGCCCTGACTCAGAAAGAGGATAATGCTCGCACCCAGGGGCAGATTTTGAGGAGCTTAGGAAATGCCTGCTACGCCCTGGGAGATTACCAGCAGGCAATTGAATACAACCGTCAATGGCTTGACCTCTCCCGCGAACTTTCTGACAACCGCAGTGTGGAGCAGGCGCTTGGCAGTATGGGTTTTGCCTACGATGCAATGGGTAACTATCCCCAGGCGATCGACTGCTACGAACAACGCCTCCGCCTTGCCCGCACCATGAAAGATCAGCGGCTAGAAGACCAGGTTTTGGGCAATCTCAAAGTTGCTTACTATGCGCTTGGAGATTTTGCCAAAGCCTCCGAATATGCCGAGCAACGGGAAGCATTTTTGCATTTGAACTAG
- a CDS encoding aldose epimerase family protein: MTMFEIATQHDRYTTYILSDQETNSILEIVPERGGIVTRWQVHGKDILYLDAERFADPALSVRGGIPILFPICGNLPDNTYTYNGQTYTLKQHGFARDLAWEVTEQVTQDRVSLTLVLNSNGTNPGGLSLRFSAGFYLHAAQRHPGNPSALHQSLRCAYAFLRGVSPLFSSDRQNPA, encoded by the coding sequence ATGACGATGTTTGAGATCGCCACCCAACACGACCGTTACACAACCTATATTCTCTCCGATCAGGAAACCAACTCGATTCTGGAAATTGTTCCAGAGCGGGGAGGAATTGTCACCCGCTGGCAGGTTCACGGTAAAGACATTCTTTATCTGGATGCAGAACGATTCGCCGATCCAGCCCTATCAGTGCGGGGGGGCATTCCTATCCTGTTTCCCATTTGTGGGAACTTGCCAGACAACACCTATACCTACAACGGGCAAACTTACACGCTCAAACAGCATGGGTTTGCACGGGATTTAGCCTGGGAAGTGACGGAGCAGGTAACTCAAGATCGGGTTAGTTTAACCCTGGTTCTTAACAGCAATGGAACGAACCCGGGTGGTTTATCCCTTCGATTTTCAGCTGGCTTTTACCTACACGCTGCACAACGGCACCCTGGCAACCCATCAGCGCTACACCAATCACTCCGATGTGCCTATGCCTTTCTCCGTGGGGTTTCACCCCTATTTTCAAGTGACAGACAAAACCCAGCTTGA
- a CDS encoding DUF4278 domain-containing protein, translating to MKLSYRGVSYESNPSTDLTFSAPVVDLNYRGATYRLNQTAKTEALNAILKYRGVAYHPQPAVQNAPASAQPVPEAVAQNPVQDTIQEKARHLMMNHHRTVKNRQQVLLSRSAAEVGLTANLSSYWNHIQGKIHPSFWATYDRSHTSLS from the coding sequence ATGAAACTCTCTTATCGCGGTGTTAGCTACGAATCTAATCCCTCTACTGACCTTACATTCTCTGCGCCCGTTGTTGATCTGAATTATCGCGGTGCAACCTACCGTTTGAATCAGACTGCTAAAACCGAAGCACTGAATGCAATTTTGAAGTATCGAGGAGTAGCTTATCATCCCCAACCTGCGGTTCAGAATGCCCCCGCTTCTGCACAACCAGTGCCAGAAGCTGTGGCTCAAAACCCAGTTCAAGACACAATTCAGGAAAAAGCCCGTCACCTGATGATGAACCATCATCGGACAGTAAAAAATCGTCAGCAGGTACTGTTGAGCCGTTCTGCTGCTGAAGTTGGGCTAACCGCGAATCTGTCAAGTTATTGGAATCATATTCAAGGTAAAATTCATCCTTCTTTCTGGGCGACTTACGATCGCAGCCACACGAGTCTCAGTTGA
- a CDS encoding DUF1036 domain-containing protein, translating to MGKLYGLIGLTALVAGIATNLAFANSSGSGLKVCNKGERGTAVIAIAYPAGKNAWRSEGWLTLKEGECGTLLNRNLTNRYYYYYATTDNNYTWGGKHPFCISSEGFAFTDADKQCNGLRSRWENFRELDTGKDTTAFTLNLQ from the coding sequence ATGGGCAAGCTCTATGGATTGATTGGTTTAACTGCGCTGGTTGCAGGAATCGCGACAAATTTAGCATTTGCCAATTCATCCGGGTCAGGTCTAAAAGTTTGTAACAAGGGTGAACGCGGCACCGCTGTGATCGCCATTGCCTATCCAGCCGGTAAAAATGCCTGGAGAAGTGAGGGTTGGCTAACGCTCAAAGAAGGGGAATGTGGCACCCTGCTCAACCGCAATCTGACCAATCGCTACTACTACTACTACGCCACAACCGATAACAACTACACTTGGGGCGGAAAACACCCCTTCTGCATTTCCAGTGAAGGATTCGCATTCACAGATGCCGACAAACAATGTAACGGCTTGCGATCTCGCTGGGAAAATTTCCGTGAACTGGATACAGGAAAAGATACCACAGCCTTTACACTGAACTTGCAGTGA
- the pyrF gene encoding orotidine-5'-phosphate decarboxylase — translation MAISDRIIVPLDVSSQPEAMALLDRLPQVTFWKVGLELFVSSGPGILTELKSRQKKIFLDLKLHDIPNTMAGACRAVGGYGVDLLTLHATAGKDALKAGQLAAQEGAIAAGNPTPNLLAITLLTSLNARTLAFDLKIPLELPEYVLHMALLAKESGLPGAVCSPQEVEHLRQTCGDNFLLVCPGVRPTWAESGDQRRTVTPAAALKAGADYLVIGRPITAAENPVAAFERICEELEGGRGEV, via the coding sequence GTGGCTATATCTGACCGCATTATTGTTCCATTGGATGTGTCGAGTCAGCCGGAGGCAATGGCTCTTCTCGATCGCCTGCCCCAGGTCACCTTTTGGAAAGTGGGACTGGAACTTTTTGTTAGCAGCGGTCCAGGCATTCTTACTGAACTCAAATCCAGACAGAAAAAGATCTTCCTTGATCTAAAACTTCACGACATTCCAAACACTATGGCGGGGGCTTGCCGTGCTGTCGGTGGATATGGGGTAGACTTGCTAACCCTCCATGCAACAGCGGGGAAAGATGCGCTCAAAGCGGGACAACTTGCTGCCCAGGAAGGCGCGATCGCTGCTGGTAATCCAACTCCCAACCTGCTGGCAATTACGCTGCTAACCAGCTTAAATGCCCGTACCCTGGCTTTTGACCTCAAAATTCCCCTGGAACTGCCAGAGTATGTCCTCCACATGGCACTGTTAGCTAAGGAAAGTGGGCTTCCTGGAGCCGTTTGTTCGCCACAGGAGGTGGAGCATCTACGGCAAACTTGTGGTGATAATTTTTTGTTGGTTTGTCCTGGTGTGCGTCCCACCTGGGCAGAGTCAGGCGATCAGCGACGCACAGTGACCCCTGCTGCTGCCCTTAAAGCCGGGGCAGATTACCTGGTGATTGGACGCCCGATTACTGCCGCAGAGAATCCGGTTGCTGCATTTGAGCGGATCTGCGAGGAGTTGGAAGGGGGCAGGGGGGAGGTATAA
- a CDS encoding DUF3326 domain-containing protein yields MLNRPYTVVLIIPTGIGAAIGGCAGDGLPVARAIAQVADRLITHPNVLNGAQLYWNVPNALYVEGYGLDQFAAGQWGLRPVHQNRVGLVLDQGIEPDLQLRQIQAADATRATLGLNLTDYVVTDAPLNVSLKTAASGATWGTIQNSDSLLRAVERSINQAGAEAIAVVARFPDDLDSEALQHYRQGEGVDPLAGAEAVISHLVVRTFQIPCAHAPALSPLPLDAQVAPRSAAEELGYTFLPCVLGWFEPCASVCCPV; encoded by the coding sequence ATGCTTAATCGTCCGTACACTGTGGTTTTGATCATTCCAACGGGAATAGGAGCGGCGATCGGGGGCTGTGCCGGTGATGGGTTACCCGTAGCACGGGCAATCGCTCAGGTTGCCGATCGGCTGATTACCCATCCCAATGTTCTGAATGGAGCACAACTTTATTGGAATGTGCCTAATGCCCTGTATGTTGAGGGCTATGGCTTGGATCAGTTTGCCGCTGGGCAGTGGGGATTGCGTCCTGTGCATCAAAATCGTGTGGGCTTGGTGTTAGACCAGGGCATTGAACCCGATTTGCAATTGCGGCAGATTCAAGCGGCAGATGCCACCAGAGCAACCCTGGGTTTGAACCTGACCGATTACGTTGTTACAGATGCTCCCCTGAACGTCAGCCTAAAAACGGCAGCTTCGGGTGCCACCTGGGGAACCATTCAAAATTCAGATAGCTTGCTGCGGGCAGTGGAAAGGTCAATTAACCAGGCAGGGGCGGAGGCGATCGCAGTGGTTGCCCGGTTCCCCGATGATCTGGATAGTGAAGCGCTCCAGCACTACCGCCAGGGAGAAGGGGTTGATCCTCTGGCTGGGGCAGAAGCAGTCATCAGCCATCTGGTAGTACGCACCTTTCAGATTCCCTGTGCCCATGCCCCGGCATTGTCCCCTTTGCCGCTGGATGCCCAGGTCGCGCCCCGATCGGCAGCTGAGGAGTTGGGCTATACCTTTTTGCCTTGTGTGTTGGGTTGGTTTGAGCCGTGCGCCTCAGTTTGTTGTCCTGTCTGA
- a CDS encoding tRNA (5-methylaminomethyl-2-thiouridine)(34)-methyltransferase MnmD: MSSFPSWTPQLTDDGSFTFFSEEFGETFHSRYGARQEAFQKFAQATDLKQRSQQKSVKLLDVCYGLGYNTAAALETLWVENPGCFVEIVGLELDATIPRAAIAPDLLKGWSNPVQDALRSIATTHRYTTPRLDATLLMGDARQTIQHLCHSGFQADAIFLDPFSPRRCPQLWTVEFFRFISRCLAPMGKLTTYSRSASVRSALLEVGLCIGTIPLGEVHLPHEWSQGTVAAFHSELLHPLSQMEQEHLRTRAAVPYRDPTLCDPPQLILERHQKEQNHSCLESTSSWRRRWGVR, encoded by the coding sequence ATGTCTTCCTTCCCCTCCTGGACTCCCCAGCTTACTGATGATGGTTCCTTTACCTTCTTTTCAGAAGAATTTGGTGAAACCTTCCACAGCCGCTATGGTGCGAGACAGGAAGCATTTCAGAAATTTGCCCAGGCAACCGATCTGAAACAGCGATCGCAGCAAAAATCTGTCAAACTATTGGATGTTTGTTACGGCCTGGGATACAACACGGCTGCTGCCCTGGAAACCCTTTGGGTAGAAAATCCTGGGTGTTTTGTTGAAATTGTTGGCTTGGAATTGGATGCAACAATTCCCAGAGCGGCGATCGCTCCCGACCTGCTCAAGGGCTGGTCGAACCCTGTACAGGATGCTTTGCGATCAATTGCCACAACCCACCGCTACACCACTCCCCGCCTAGACGCAACGCTTCTAATGGGTGATGCCCGTCAGACGATCCAGCACCTTTGTCACTCAGGATTTCAGGCAGACGCGATTTTTTTAGATCCATTCTCACCCCGTCGCTGCCCTCAATTGTGGACCGTAGAATTTTTCAGGTTCATATCCCGCTGTTTAGCTCCAATGGGGAAATTAACCACCTATTCCCGTTCAGCTTCCGTGCGATCGGCTTTATTAGAAGTCGGCTTATGCATTGGCACCATTCCCCTGGGAGAAGTTCATTTACCCCATGAGTGGTCCCAGGGAACGGTTGCCGCATTCCATTCTGAACTGCTGCATCCCTTATCTCAGATGGAGCAAGAACACCTGCGAACCCGTGCCGCTGTCCCCTATCGAGACCCTACCCTGTGTGATCCACCGCAGCTGATTTTGGAACGGCACCAGAAGGAACAGAACCATTCCTGTCTGGAGTCCACCTCCAGCTGGCGGAGACGGTGGGGGGTGAGGTAG
- a CDS encoding DUF7219 family protein, translating to MNRADFFYPRSRYRGQVKPENLLFNANLQEFSQRVNYICCLETGGKISPEESYREIKALWKELKRSKKQLGIGDQPSSQEGSEP from the coding sequence ATGAACCGAGCTGATTTTTTCTATCCACGATCGCGCTATCGGGGTCAGGTCAAACCAGAAAACTTGCTTTTTAACGCCAATTTGCAAGAATTTTCCCAGCGGGTTAACTATATCTGCTGCCTGGAGACTGGTGGAAAAATTTCCCCAGAAGAGTCTTACCGAGAAATTAAAGCTTTGTGGAAAGAGCTAAAACGGAGTAAAAAGCAGCTGGGTATCGGCGATCAGCCTTCTAGTCAGGAAGGCTCTGAGCCATAG
- a CDS encoding M16 family metallopeptidase produces the protein MNLNSTYSPQIRTVLDNGLVVLVWENPAADIIAARIFVRAGSRWETPQQAGLSNLVAAVLTKGTEQFSSYEIADRVESVGASLSADAATDYFLLSLKTVSSDFEEILQLAGELLRSPSFPIQEIELERRLVLQAIRSQQEQPFTVAFDQLRQGMYRDHPYALSGLGTEDSIAQLTQEDFFRYHQTHFRPDNMVISLSGRVDSESAIALINQVFGDWQAPDTPLTSLTLPVITSEPTRIAIAQETQQSIVMLGYLAPAVGSREERAEGRGQRAEGSTQSSVLSPQSSVSIQNSHPTPHTPHPTPPFQDYAALKLLNSYLGNGLSSRLFVELREKRGLAYEVSAFYPTRLDPAQFVVYMGTAPDNTEIALEGLQTEVDRLRTEQLTPEELQSAKNKILGQYALGKQTNSQIAQIFGWYETLGLGIDFDRYFQEQIAAVTLELAQEAAFRYLTEPYAVLLGPEVAVKGLANLC, from the coding sequence GTGAATCTCAACTCAACCTATTCCCCCCAGATCCGAACTGTCCTGGACAATGGCTTGGTGGTTTTGGTGTGGGAAAATCCCGCAGCAGATATTATTGCAGCTCGGATTTTTGTCCGGGCAGGGAGCCGTTGGGAAACACCTCAACAAGCTGGATTGTCTAATCTAGTTGCCGCAGTTCTAACAAAAGGAACCGAGCAGTTTTCTTCCTACGAGATTGCCGATCGAGTTGAGTCTGTTGGTGCAAGCCTGAGCGCAGATGCTGCAACTGATTATTTCTTGCTCAGCCTTAAAACAGTTTCGTCGGATTTTGAGGAAATTCTGCAACTGGCAGGGGAACTGTTGCGATCGCCCAGTTTTCCGATTCAGGAAATTGAGTTAGAGCGCCGCCTCGTTCTGCAAGCAATTCGGTCTCAACAGGAACAGCCTTTTACCGTTGCCTTTGATCAATTGCGGCAGGGGATGTATCGAGATCATCCCTACGCCCTTTCCGGTCTGGGCACTGAAGATAGCATCGCTCAGCTCACCCAGGAAGATTTTTTTCGCTATCACCAAACCCACTTCCGCCCGGACAACATGGTGATTAGCTTATCGGGTCGGGTAGATTCTGAATCGGCTATTGCGCTGATCAACCAGGTGTTTGGCGATTGGCAAGCTCCTGACACCCCCCTCACCTCCCTCACCTTGCCCGTCATTACTTCTGAGCCAACCCGCATCGCGATCGCCCAGGAGACTCAACAGTCTATCGTAATGCTGGGTTATTTAGCGCCAGCAGTGGGAAGTAGGGAAGAGAGGGCAGAGGGCAGAGGGCAGAGGGCAGAAGGTAGCACTCAGTCCTCAGTCCTCAGTCCTCAGTCCTCAGTTTCAATTCAAAACTCTCACCCTACACCCCACACCCCACACCCCACACCCCCTTTCCAGGACTACGCCGCCCTCAAACTGCTCAATAGCTACCTGGGTAACGGTTTGTCCAGTCGTTTATTTGTGGAACTGCGGGAGAAACGGGGACTGGCCTATGAAGTGTCGGCTTTTTATCCCACCAGGCTTGATCCAGCTCAGTTTGTAGTTTATATGGGCACGGCTCCAGACAATACCGAGATCGCCCTGGAGGGGTTGCAAACAGAAGTCGATCGACTCAGAACTGAACAACTTACGCCGGAGGAACTTCAATCTGCAAAAAACAAGATATTAGGGCAGTATGCCCTGGGGAAACAAACCAATTCCCAAATCGCTCAAATCTTTGGTTGGTACGAAACCCTCGGTTTGGGCATCGATTTTGACCGTTATTTTCAAGAACAGATTGCAGCCGTCACCCTGGAACTGGCTCAGGAAGCGGCCTTTCGATATCTAACCGAACCTTACGCCGTACTATTGGGTCCTGAGGTAGCTGTCAAGGGGTTGGCAAACCTCTGTTAA
- a CDS encoding aldose epimerase family protein: MHNGTLATHQRYTNHSDVPMPFSVGFHPYFQVTDKTQLEFDIPASSFQDQRTKTVHPFTNSFDFGQDEIDVAFIGVTSQFATVLDKSQSLRLTLNYSNSFGTLVFWTVKGKDFYCLEPWTAPRNALNTGDRLLYLDPGASLETVFNLTVDFL; this comes from the coding sequence CTGCACAACGGCACCCTGGCAACCCATCAGCGCTACACCAATCACTCCGATGTGCCTATGCCTTTCTCCGTGGGGTTTCACCCCTATTTTCAAGTGACAGACAAAACCCAGCTTGAATTCGACATCCCGGCCAGTAGTTTTCAGGATCAACGCACAAAAACCGTTCATCCGTTTACAAACTCGTTCGACTTTGGACAGGATGAAATTGACGTTGCCTTTATTGGCGTTACCAGTCAATTTGCCACCGTGTTAGATAAAAGCCAATCGTTGCGGCTCACACTAAATTACAGTAATTCCTTCGGAACGCTGGTTTTTTGGACTGTTAAGGGTAAAGACTTTTACTGCCTGGAACCCTGGACTGCGCCCCGCAATGCCCTAAATACGGGCGATCGCTTGCTTTATCTTGATCCTGGAGCCAGCCTGGAAACGGTCTTCAACCTGACGGTCGATTTTTTGTAG